One genomic window of Nocardioides daphniae includes the following:
- a CDS encoding methyltransferase: protein MTLRPDVIPASTSPETAAAPVADDASAASPVSMDFGPLTISYDGRVLTPRPWTQIQSSWAVELLAELPEGPVLEICTGAGHIGLLALALTDRDGCWSTPTRSPPRTRSRNADAAGLADRVEVRTALAQDAVAPGETFPLAIVDPPWVKSQEVTRFPEDPLLAIDGGDDGLAVARQCLHAVDACLHPDGAVLLQLGTFNQVAALEEWLEQSGPPHLRVRGLRSFEDRGVVVLLRRPEPGTRLLS from the coding sequence ATGACGCTGCGCCCCGACGTGATCCCCGCGTCGACCTCCCCCGAGACCGCCGCTGCCCCCGTGGCCGACGACGCGTCCGCCGCGTCGCCGGTGTCCATGGACTTCGGGCCGTTGACGATCTCCTACGACGGACGCGTGCTCACCCCGCGGCCCTGGACCCAGATCCAGTCGTCGTGGGCGGTCGAGCTGCTGGCTGAGCTGCCCGAGGGCCCCGTGCTGGAGATCTGCACCGGCGCCGGCCACATCGGCCTGCTCGCCCTGGCCCTTACCGACCGCGACGGGTGCTGGTCGACGCCGACCCGGTCGCCGCCTCGTACGCGGTCAAGAAACGCCGACGCTGCCGGCCTGGCCGACCGGGTCGAGGTGCGCACCGCCCTGGCCCAGGACGCCGTGGCACCGGGCGAGACGTTCCCGCTGGCCATCGTCGACCCCCCGTGGGTGAAGTCGCAGGAGGTGACGCGCTTCCCCGAGGACCCGCTGCTGGCGATCGACGGCGGCGACGACGGCCTCGCGGTGGCCCGCCAGTGCCTCCACGCCGTGGACGCCTGCCTGCACCCCGACGGCGCCGTGCTGCTCCAGCTCGGCACGTTCAACCAGGTCGCGGCCCTGGAGGAGTGGCTCGAGCAGTCCGGTCCCCCGCACCTGCGGGTGCGTGGGCTCCGCTCCTTCGAGGACCGCGGCGTCGTGGTCCTGCTGCGCCGCCCCGAGCCGGGCACCCGCCTGCTGTCCTGA
- a CDS encoding iron-containing redox enzyme family protein: MKTPRPCGPLSTWVSLTLTGEDPGPAPAVTTRDPLLDRDLQLALWTLYELHYAGFDDVDDAWEWNPEVLAFRAELEAPFEAALRSLAAPLVPSVTSVPEGSDALVELLEEIIEAAPSSGLAQHLQRRADLDQFTHFMRLRSIYHLKESDPQTFVVARVPGDVKVAVSELQYDEFGAGRTEMLHQTLFAEALKACDLDPTYGVYIDEVDAATLAVNNTMSLFSLHRRLRGASLGHLAAFEATSTMPCRRIAGGVRRLGLPEAAAAYFDEHVEADAVHEQIALRDICGRAVTAEPALASDIVFGAAACLAVDHLSGLHLLRTWGLDLDAEGAA; the protein is encoded by the coding sequence ATGAAGACACCCCGACCGTGCGGGCCCCTGAGCACCTGGGTCAGCCTCACGCTCACCGGGGAGGACCCGGGCCCCGCGCCCGCGGTCACCACACGAGACCCCCTCCTGGACCGCGACCTCCAGCTCGCCCTGTGGACGCTCTACGAGCTGCACTACGCGGGCTTCGACGACGTCGACGACGCCTGGGAGTGGAACCCCGAGGTGCTCGCCTTCCGTGCCGAGCTCGAGGCGCCCTTCGAGGCTGCGCTCCGCTCGCTGGCCGCCCCCCTCGTCCCGTCGGTCACCTCGGTGCCCGAGGGCAGTGACGCGCTGGTCGAGCTGCTGGAGGAGATCATCGAGGCGGCGCCCTCCTCTGGGCTGGCCCAGCACCTCCAGCGCCGCGCCGACCTCGACCAGTTCACGCACTTCATGCGCCTGCGGAGCATCTACCACCTCAAGGAGTCGGACCCCCAGACCTTCGTGGTCGCCCGGGTGCCTGGTGACGTGAAAGTCGCGGTCTCCGAGCTGCAGTACGACGAGTTCGGTGCCGGTCGCACCGAGATGCTGCACCAGACGCTCTTCGCCGAGGCGTTGAAGGCCTGTGACCTGGATCCGACCTACGGCGTCTACATCGACGAGGTCGACGCGGCGACCCTCGCGGTCAACAACACCATGTCGCTCTTCTCCCTGCACCGTCGCCTGCGCGGCGCGAGCCTGGGCCACCTGGCTGCCTTCGAGGCCACCAGCACGATGCCGTGCCGGCGCATCGCCGGCGGCGTACGACGCCTGGGGCTGCCCGAGGCGGCTGCCGCCTACTTCGACGAGCACGTGGAGGCCGACGCGGTGCACGAGCAGATCGCCCTGCGCGACATCTGTGGCCGCGCCGTCACCGCGGAGCCCGCGCTGGCCTCCGACATCGTCTTCGGGGCGGCGGCCTGCCTGGCCGTCGACCACCTCTCCGGGTTGCACCTGCTGCGCACCTGGGGCCTCGACCTCGACGCGGAGGGCGCGGCATGA
- a CDS encoding CDGSH iron-sulfur domain-containing protein gives MSAGEDVRTTVCPHGPLLVRGASSWPDADGEEHPVRRPVVAVCRCERSRLAPWCDGTHKALPRGWDTEATAADSGS, from the coding sequence ATGAGCGCGGGCGAGGACGTGCGTACGACCGTCTGCCCCCACGGGCCGCTGCTGGTGCGTGGCGCCTCGTCGTGGCCCGACGCCGACGGCGAGGAGCACCCCGTACGTCGTCCCGTCGTCGCCGTCTGCCGGTGCGAGCGATCCCGGTTGGCGCCCTGGTGCGACGGCACCCACAAGGCTCTCCCCCGCGGGTGGGACACCGAGGCGACTGCGGCCGACAGCGGCTCGTAG
- a CDS encoding hemerythrin domain-containing protein has product MKDHREFERMLAQMESDPTSRATVLPVFATLLTAHSRAEENEVYPAASAADGADDVAHSQEEHVEADRLVERLQACDPDSAEFAELLAEVAEAVTHPSRRRRRRSCRTCVSGSTTTASRNWARRS; this is encoded by the coding sequence ATGAAGGACCACCGCGAGTTCGAGCGGATGCTCGCCCAGATGGAGTCCGACCCCACCAGCCGGGCGACGGTGCTGCCGGTCTTCGCCACGCTGCTCACCGCGCACAGCCGCGCCGAGGAGAACGAGGTCTACCCGGCGGCCTCCGCGGCCGACGGCGCCGACGACGTGGCGCACAGCCAGGAGGAGCACGTCGAGGCCGACCGCCTGGTCGAGCGCCTGCAGGCGTGCGACCCCGACAGCGCCGAGTTCGCCGAGCTGCTGGCCGAGGTCGCCGAGGCCGTCACCCACCCCTCGAGGAGGAGGAGGAGACGGTCCTGCCGCACCTGCGTGAGCGGCTCGACGACGACCGCCTCCAGGAACTGGGCGAGGCGTTCCTGA
- a CDS encoding catalase has translation MSKAASQTADALGKGLKEAKDALTPDGETIPGRPGSEPATVEEPTEPREPLPPKPDQRGAETVTATGAATEAPDRARAQQGAHLTTSTGTRLRDTDHSLKAGSRGPTLLQDHHLREKITHFDHERIPERVVHARGAAAHGYFEGYGTASELTVAKFLQEGVRTPVFTRFSTVLGSRGSADTVRDTRGFATKFYTDEGTFDLVGNNMPVFFIQDGIKFPDVIHAGKPHPDREIPQAQSAHDTFWDFVSLHTEGQHHALWNMSDRGIPRSYRMMEGFGVHTFRLVDAEGGTTLVKFHWKPVLGVHSLDWEEAQFINGVDPDFHRRDLYDAIEAGAYPQWELGIQVFPDNEEQQFEGIDLLDPTKLVPEELAPVQAIGRLTLDANPKNFFAEVEQVAFHPGHLPPGIDVTNDPLLQARLFSYIDTQLSRLGGPNFNQIPINRPHAPVNDMLRDGFHQHADHEGVAPYKPNSLDGGCPFMAGTMEATFADVPVRVSESTKVRENPASFDDHFSQARLFWLSMSPVEKEHIIRAYTFELGKCYEDAIKQRQLQCLANIDPVLCQEVATGLGLPAPEPTEPLADVAPSPALSQLNGTWPADGRMIGIVVDDTVDAGELQSMRAAVFGAGMVPLVVAPHGGEVAGSTVQRTFATARSVEFDALVLAAAPVPAPDAVPARDAKAGAPGGGALDPRVSLMIDECWRHAKAIGAWGAGVAALGEADPSAATPGVVRGDGPDEVFAELQTLLGQHRVWDRFPPSVA, from the coding sequence ATGAGCAAGGCCGCAAGCCAGACCGCGGACGCCCTCGGCAAGGGACTCAAGGAGGCGAAGGACGCCCTCACCCCGGACGGCGAGACCATCCCGGGCCGCCCCGGCTCGGAACCGGCGACGGTCGAGGAGCCCACCGAGCCGCGCGAGCCGCTGCCCCCGAAGCCCGACCAGCGCGGGGCCGAGACGGTCACCGCGACCGGCGCCGCGACGGAGGCCCCCGACCGCGCCCGCGCCCAGCAGGGCGCCCACCTGACCACCTCGACCGGCACGCGCCTGCGCGACACCGACCACTCGCTCAAGGCCGGCAGCCGGGGCCCGACCCTGCTGCAGGACCACCACCTGCGCGAGAAGATCACCCACTTCGACCACGAGCGCATCCCCGAGCGCGTCGTCCACGCGCGCGGCGCCGCCGCCCACGGCTACTTCGAGGGCTACGGCACCGCCTCGGAGCTCACCGTCGCGAAGTTCCTGCAGGAGGGCGTGCGTACGCCGGTCTTCACCCGCTTCTCGACCGTCCTCGGTTCGCGGGGCTCGGCGGACACCGTGCGCGACACCCGCGGGTTCGCGACGAAGTTCTACACCGACGAGGGCACCTTCGACCTGGTGGGCAACAACATGCCGGTCTTCTTCATCCAGGACGGCATCAAGTTCCCCGACGTGATCCACGCCGGCAAGCCGCACCCCGACCGTGAGATCCCGCAGGCGCAGAGCGCCCACGACACCTTCTGGGACTTCGTCTCCCTGCACACGGAGGGCCAGCACCACGCCCTGTGGAACATGTCCGACCGGGGCATCCCGCGCTCCTACCGGATGATGGAGGGCTTCGGCGTCCACACCTTCCGCCTGGTCGACGCCGAGGGCGGCACGACGCTGGTGAAGTTCCACTGGAAGCCGGTCCTCGGCGTCCACTCCCTGGACTGGGAGGAGGCGCAGTTCATCAACGGCGTCGACCCCGACTTCCACCGCCGGGACCTGTACGACGCCATCGAGGCCGGCGCCTACCCGCAGTGGGAGCTGGGCATCCAGGTCTTCCCGGACAACGAGGAGCAGCAGTTCGAGGGCATCGACCTCCTCGACCCCACCAAGCTCGTCCCCGAGGAGCTCGCGCCGGTCCAGGCGATCGGGCGCCTGACGCTGGACGCGAACCCGAAGAACTTCTTCGCCGAGGTCGAGCAGGTCGCCTTCCACCCCGGCCACCTTCCCCCGGGCATCGACGTGACCAACGACCCGCTGCTCCAGGCGCGGCTCTTCTCCTACATCGACACCCAGCTCTCGCGGCTGGGCGGACCCAACTTCAACCAGATCCCGATCAACCGGCCGCACGCGCCGGTCAACGACATGCTGCGCGACGGCTTCCACCAGCACGCCGACCACGAGGGGGTCGCGCCCTACAAGCCCAACTCCCTCGACGGCGGGTGCCCGTTCATGGCCGGGACGATGGAGGCCACCTTCGCGGACGTGCCGGTGAGGGTGTCGGAGTCGACGAAGGTGCGGGAGAACCCCGCCTCCTTCGACGACCACTTCAGCCAGGCGCGGCTCTTCTGGCTGAGCATGTCGCCGGTGGAGAAGGAGCACATCATCCGGGCGTACACCTTCGAGCTCGGCAAGTGCTACGAGGACGCCATCAAGCAGCGTCAGCTCCAGTGCCTGGCCAACATCGACCCGGTGCTCTGCCAGGAGGTGGCCACTGGTCTCGGCCTCCCGGCGCCGGAGCCGACCGAGCCGCTTGCCGACGTCGCGCCCAGCCCGGCCCTCTCGCAGCTCAACGGCACCTGGCCGGCGGACGGGCGCATGATCGGCATCGTCGTCGACGACACCGTCGACGCCGGTGAGCTGCAGAGCATGCGCGCCGCGGTCTTCGGGGCCGGCATGGTGCCGCTGGTCGTGGCTCCCCACGGCGGCGAGGTCGCCGGCAGCACGGTGCAGCGTACGTTCGCGACCGCGCGCTCGGTCGAGTTCGACGCCCTGGTGCTCGCCGCGGCTCCCGTGCCGGCTCCTGACGCGGTGCCGGCGCGCGACGCCAAGGCGGGCGCCCCGGGCGGCGGGGCGCTCGACCCCCGGGTGTCGCTGATGATCGACGAGTGCTGGCGCCACGCCAAGGCGATCGGTGCCTGGGGCGCCGGTGTCGCCGCCCTCGGCGAGGCCGACCCGTCCGCCGCCACGCCCGGCGTGGTGCGCGGTGACGGACCCGACGAGGTCTTCGCCGAGTTGCAGACCCTGCTCGGCCAGCACCGGGTCTGGGACCGCTTCCCGCCGAGCGTGGCCTGA
- a CDS encoding DNA-3-methyladenine glycosylase — protein MHHVVDLARPAPVVAPELLGCRLTSHSPDGDVTLVLTEVEAYEGASTRPRTRTAGRRRATP, from the coding sequence ATGCACCATGTCGTCGACCTCGCCCGCCCCGCGCCCGTGGTGGCGCCGGAGCTCCTCGGCTGCCGGCTGACCAGCCACAGCCCCGACGGCGACGTGACGCTCGTGCTCACCGAGGTCGAGGCGTACGAGGGCGCGTCGACCCGGCCTCGCACGCGCACCGCGGGGAGACGCCGCGCAACGCCGTGA
- a CDS encoding DNA-3-methyladenine glycosylase, with amino-acid sequence MFGPAGHAYVYRSHGLHWCLNVVTGTPGAASAVLLRAGRVVDGELLARTRRGAHVAHRSLARGPGNLGQALGITGDDTGSHLLEGPRLRLQLTPDPDEVRAEVLSGPRVGVSRAADLPWRFWWAGEPTVSAYRRSPRDRGRAHPTCLTRGIPQARRPSYCRGMSLVVHFEIHASEPQRLIDFYSDVFGWSFSRFGDSPYWVIDTGERSIRNEGEPGFGINGGLVQREGPAPEPGAPVAGANLVVGTDDVDALHAKALAAGATEAMGLTDMEGVGRLGYVIDPDGNMIGMIAPTM; translated from the coding sequence ATGTTCGGCCCCGCCGGCCACGCCTACGTCTACCGCTCGCACGGCCTGCACTGGTGCCTCAACGTCGTGACCGGGACGCCCGGGGCCGCGAGCGCCGTCCTGCTGCGCGCCGGGCGCGTCGTCGACGGCGAGCTCCTCGCTCGTACGCGGCGCGGGGCCCACGTGGCCCACCGCTCGCTGGCGCGCGGGCCCGGCAACCTCGGACAGGCCCTCGGCATCACCGGGGACGACACCGGGAGCCATCTCCTGGAAGGGCCACGCCTCCGTCTCCAGCTCACTCCCGACCCGGACGAGGTCAGAGCCGAGGTGCTCAGCGGCCCGCGCGTCGGGGTCAGCCGGGCCGCCGACCTGCCGTGGCGCTTCTGGTGGGCAGGTGAGCCGACGGTGTCGGCCTACCGGCGCTCGCCCCGCGACCGCGGTAGAGCCCACCCCACGTGCCTGACACGGGGTATTCCGCAGGCCCGGCGACCGTCCTACTGTCGAGGCATGAGCCTGGTCGTCCACTTCGAGATCCACGCCTCCGAGCCCCAACGGCTGATCGACTTCTACAGCGACGTCTTCGGCTGGTCCTTCAGCCGGTTCGGCGACTCCCCCTACTGGGTGATCGACACCGGGGAGCGCTCGATCCGCAACGAGGGTGAGCCCGGCTTCGGGATCAACGGCGGACTGGTGCAGCGCGAGGGGCCGGCCCCCGAGCCGGGTGCACCCGTGGCCGGAGCCAACCTGGTGGTCGGCACCGACGACGTCGACGCCCTGCATGCCAAGGCGCTCGCCGCCGGCGCGACCGAGGCCATGGGGTTGACCGACATGGAGGGCGTCGGGCGGCTGGGCTACGTCATCGACCCCGACGGCAACATGATCGGGATGATCGCGCCCACCATGTGA
- a CDS encoding phosphoribosylanthranilate isomerase, protein MTQVNGGGRFGDDDVTGRVDAPERMGDVYVKICGLRTAEHARVAVEAGAQAVGVVMNATSSRRATDDEARAVLAEAGGRVDTVLVVNDMPAVEAARTAVRLGFDVVQLHGPAYDEADFAAALEIVPRVWRATSLDLDPLLEVGALGEEVLLLDAPKPGSGERWDLSALASRAPDGHWLVAGGLTPDNVAEAVATVRPWGVDVSSGVEVAPGEKSSELIRDFVARALAN, encoded by the coding sequence ATGACCCAGGTGAATGGGGGTGGTCGCTTCGGCGACGACGACGTGACGGGGCGCGTGGACGCGCCTGAGAGGATGGGCGACGTGTACGTGAAGATCTGCGGCCTGCGCACCGCCGAGCACGCCCGTGTCGCCGTCGAGGCGGGGGCGCAGGCGGTGGGCGTCGTGATGAACGCGACCAGCTCGCGCCGGGCCACCGATGACGAGGCCCGGGCGGTCCTGGCCGAGGCGGGCGGGCGGGTCGACACCGTCCTCGTGGTCAACGACATGCCTGCCGTCGAGGCGGCTCGCACGGCCGTGCGACTGGGCTTCGACGTGGTCCAGCTGCACGGTCCCGCCTACGACGAGGCCGACTTCGCCGCCGCCCTGGAGATCGTGCCGCGGGTGTGGCGGGCGACCTCCCTCGACCTCGACCCGCTGCTCGAGGTGGGGGCGCTGGGCGAGGAGGTGCTCCTCCTGGACGCGCCGAAGCCGGGCTCGGGGGAGCGGTGGGACCTCTCCGCCCTGGCCTCCCGGGCCCCAGACGGGCACTGGCTGGTCGCCGGTGGACTGACGCCCGACAACGTCGCCGAGGCCGTCGCGACCGTCCGTCCCTGGGGCGTCGACGTCTCCAGCGGCGTCGAGGTCGCGCCGGGGGAGAAGTCGTCAGAGCTGATCCGCGACTTCGTCGCCCGGGCGCTCGCCAACTGA
- a CDS encoding esterase-like activity of phytase family protein, with protein MSRRISRGLAGVAAAALASSLVPTLASATAHGSPGGDRPAAQGADAGAGTTAGAGTGTTAFHRTATYAVHQNLPADVPASSETVAEISAVSEDGNTLVYTDAPGKRIGFLDITDPARPEGQGSVALSTFGHADDQPTSVAVHRDHVLVVVDSSGGDFAAPSGRLDVVRMGDGRRVASIDLGGQPDSIAISKDGAYAAIAMENQRDEEARPVGGAKGDLPQAPAGFIQVVDLTGAPSSWAATPVSLTNPDGSALPALTSAGLDAPQDPEPEYVSINGDNVLAVTLQENNGVVLVDLPTRRVTSAFTAGTASVSGLDTKKDGRIDLSGSITDVPREPDAIGWIDDRYVATANEGDWKGGTRGWTVFDTTTGRPVWDAGASFADEVVRLGLHNEDRAGKKGPEPEGLTLGTFGGVRYAFVGSERSNVVLAYDMTDPLAPRYVQALPATNGPEGLLAIESRDLLAISSETDDAAAGVRAAVQLYERGPGEAAFPSIRSADVQGKPVGWTALGALAADVTRPGTVHAASDAALGVAQLYTVDVTRTPAVITDARAVTVGGAPATIDVEGLAARSDGGFWLAVEGAKGADNKVLRTNAAGEVVETVALPAEVTSKVGKWGLEGVTTTHDAEGEHLWVALQRPLWTDGASPTEPLEGENTVRLGRYDVADASWHWYGYRLESPRRDGGDWMGLSEIVAVDADTLAVIERDKLNGPRARVKRIYTVDVPAGDPTGLPVLRKELAYDVLPDLRATRGWTQEKLEGLTIAADGQVYAVTDNDGLKDATGETVFLRLGAARDVFARTLATTTTLEAPRTVRAGKALTVTASVSAGSGVPTTGTVTLRDGTRTLGTAQVKDGRAVFTVTDLPAGRRALRATYAGGPRSGESSATASVTVTKAPARLRITAPSTVKVGEPTRVTVRVHAPGLVPGGRVRITDGGKVLATVRLHQGSASAKVRLTGKRLHRVKVTYAGDARTKGASRTVRIRVR; from the coding sequence ATGTCCAGACGCATCAGTCGCGGCCTCGCCGGAGTAGCCGCCGCGGCCCTCGCCTCGTCGCTCGTCCCGACGCTGGCCTCCGCCACCGCCCACGGCTCCCCCGGCGGTGACCGGCCTGCGGCCCAGGGTGCCGACGCCGGCGCCGGCACCACCGCGGGCGCCGGCACAGGCACAACGGCCTTCCACCGCACCGCCACCTACGCCGTGCACCAGAACCTGCCCGCCGACGTGCCTGCCTCCTCCGAGACCGTCGCGGAGATCTCCGCGGTCTCCGAGGACGGCAACACGCTGGTCTACACCGACGCCCCGGGCAAGCGGATCGGCTTCCTGGACATCACCGACCCTGCCCGCCCCGAGGGCCAGGGCAGCGTGGCGCTCTCGACCTTCGGTCACGCCGACGACCAGCCCACCTCGGTGGCGGTCCACCGCGACCACGTGCTCGTCGTCGTCGACTCCAGCGGCGGCGACTTCGCCGCTCCCTCCGGCCGTCTCGACGTGGTGCGGATGGGCGACGGCCGCCGGGTGGCCAGCATCGACCTCGGAGGCCAGCCCGACTCGATCGCGATCAGCAAGGACGGGGCATACGCCGCGATCGCGATGGAGAACCAGCGCGACGAGGAGGCCAGGCCGGTCGGCGGAGCGAAGGGCGACCTGCCCCAGGCGCCGGCCGGCTTCATCCAGGTCGTCGACCTGACGGGCGCCCCCTCCTCCTGGGCAGCGACGCCGGTCTCGTTGACGAACCCCGACGGCAGCGCGCTGCCCGCCCTGACCTCCGCCGGGCTCGACGCTCCGCAGGACCCCGAGCCCGAGTACGTCTCCATCAACGGCGACAACGTCCTGGCCGTGACGCTCCAGGAGAACAACGGCGTCGTCCTGGTCGACCTCCCCACCCGTCGAGTGACCAGCGCCTTCACGGCGGGCACCGCGTCGGTGTCGGGCCTCGACACGAAGAAGGACGGCAGGATCGACCTGAGCGGCTCGATCACCGACGTCCCCCGCGAGCCCGACGCGATCGGCTGGATCGACGACCGCTACGTCGCCACCGCCAACGAGGGCGACTGGAAGGGCGGCACCCGCGGCTGGACGGTCTTCGACACCACCACGGGCAGGCCCGTCTGGGACGCCGGCGCCTCGTTCGCCGACGAGGTCGTGCGACTGGGGCTGCACAACGAGGACCGGGCCGGCAAGAAGGGCCCCGAGCCCGAGGGACTGACCCTCGGAACCTTCGGCGGTGTGCGCTACGCCTTCGTCGGCTCGGAGCGCTCCAACGTGGTGCTCGCCTACGACATGACCGACCCACTCGCGCCGCGCTACGTGCAGGCACTCCCCGCCACCAACGGCCCCGAGGGCCTGCTCGCCATCGAGTCGCGCGACCTCCTGGCGATCTCGTCGGAGACCGACGACGCCGCGGCCGGGGTCCGGGCCGCGGTCCAGCTCTACGAGCGCGGGCCCGGCGAGGCCGCCTTCCCGTCGATCCGGTCGGCTGACGTCCAGGGCAAGCCCGTCGGCTGGACGGCTTTGGGCGCGCTGGCCGCCGACGTCACCCGCCCGGGCACGGTCCACGCGGCCTCCGACGCCGCCCTCGGCGTGGCCCAGCTCTACACCGTCGACGTGACCCGGACCCCGGCCGTCATCACCGACGCCCGCGCGGTGACCGTCGGTGGCGCGCCCGCCACGATCGACGTCGAGGGGCTCGCCGCCCGCTCGGACGGCGGTTTCTGGTTGGCCGTCGAGGGCGCGAAGGGCGCCGACAACAAGGTGCTGCGTACGAACGCCGCTGGCGAGGTCGTCGAGACCGTCGCGCTCCCGGCCGAGGTGACCAGCAAGGTCGGGAAGTGGGGCCTCGAGGGCGTGACCACGACCCACGACGCCGAGGGTGAGCACCTCTGGGTCGCGTTGCAGCGCCCGCTGTGGACCGACGGCGCGTCACCCACCGAGCCGCTGGAGGGCGAGAACACCGTCCGCCTGGGTCGCTACGACGTCGCCGACGCCTCCTGGCACTGGTACGGCTACCGCCTGGAGTCGCCGCGCCGTGACGGTGGCGACTGGATGGGCCTGTCGGAGATCGTCGCCGTCGACGCCGACACGCTCGCCGTCATCGAGCGCGACAAGCTCAACGGTCCCCGGGCGAGGGTCAAGCGGATCTACACCGTCGACGTCCCCGCCGGTGACCCGACCGGCCTCCCGGTGCTGCGCAAGGAGCTCGCGTACGACGTGCTCCCCGACCTTCGCGCGACCCGCGGGTGGACCCAGGAGAAGCTCGAGGGGCTCACGATTGCCGCCGACGGCCAGGTCTACGCCGTCACCGACAACGACGGCCTCAAGGACGCGACCGGGGAGACCGTCTTCCTCCGCCTGGGCGCGGCGCGGGACGTCTTCGCCCGCACCCTGGCCACGACCACCACGCTGGAGGCGCCGCGGACCGTGCGTGCCGGCAAGGCCCTCACGGTGACCGCGTCGGTGAGCGCCGGTTCGGGCGTCCCGACCACCGGCACGGTGACGCTGCGCGACGGCACCCGCACGCTGGGCACGGCGCAGGTGAAGGACGGCAGGGCGGTCTTCACCGTCACCGACCTGCCAGCCGGTCGACGGGCGCTGCGGGCGACGTACGCCGGTGGCCCGCGCAGCGGCGAGAGCTCGGCGACGGCGTCGGTCACCGTCACCAAGGCACCGGCCCGGCTGCGGATCACCGCACCCAGCACGGTGAAGGTCGGCGAGCCGACCAGGGTCACGGTCCGTGTGCACGCCCCCGGCCTGGTGCCGGGCGGGCGGGTGCGGATCACCGACGGCGGCAAGGTGCTGGCCACGGTGAGGCTGCACCAGGGCTCGGCGTCGGCGAAGGTGCGGCTCACGGGGAAGCGGCTGCACCGGGTGAAGGTCACGTACGCCGGTGACGCGCGCACGAAGGGTGCCTCACGGACCGTGCGGATCCGGGTGCGGTGA